Genomic segment of Neoarius graeffei isolate fNeoGra1 chromosome 7, fNeoGra1.pri, whole genome shotgun sequence:
TTAAATCCAGCTGTTAGTCAAGATTGTCCTTTCTGTCTTCAGAGGGAAACTGTTTTTCATGCTTTTTTGCACTGTACAAGGCTCTTGCCTTTGTTTACAATTTTGAGATGCTTGTTTAATTGTTTTAATGAGGAGTTTTCCTCAGAGACTTTCATCCTTGGATTTAGATATAAGAAAAGAAGACAAAATGAGTGCAAACTGTTGAATTTTATTCTGGGTGAAGCAAAAATGTCTGTCAGTAGAAAAAACAAAATCGAGAATCAACCTGGAGATGATGTATTAGTTCTGTTTCCTGCTCTTGTCAAGGCTAGAATCTTGATTGATTTCCAGTTTTATAAACTTATGCAGAATCTAGAAACTTTTGAAGCTGTGTGGTGCTGTGGGCAGGCACTGTTATTGATGACAACTTGCATTTTAGCCATCTCCTgtagtttttttctttcttaatttatattttattttacacaaaAGGTTAATTGTATGAATTTTGCTGGGCTTTTGTAAACTAATAAAGAATCTTTTAAAatctaaaaataaaaatctctctctctcggctgtaagagaaatgttttgttttttgtttatctGATAGTACATATCCTTTTTCCTGAACCTTGGTTTTGGTCTCCATCCAATCGTGGCCACATACCAAGCAGTTGTTTTTTCTGCAAAGACAAGCAGACTTGTCAGTCCCTTCAATGTATCCATACTCACATGCCAACAATTCCCTAGATATCTCTAcaccagctcctcacacacagatCCAAAACACACAGTCTTACTGGCACCTTACATCAGCACTACGACTTCTTCCTCCAGGCAGTACCCACACAAATGCACACATAGCAGATATTGTTTTGACTTCTTGTTTTGAGTGGGTCTGCAGTCCAAGTGCAGACTGAGCTGCTATTTGTTATGACTGCAGCATATAAACAAGGGTGTCCCCTCTGGCCCCTGCAGAGCTTTGGGCCAATCTGACACCAGATACGACTCCAATTTGGAAAGAGTTAGACTTTCTCATTTCCTACTATTTGGGATGATTCCATATGCTATGCTGCTCATTTgtcatttgtttttttctttgcttggTACGAGCATATTTTTAGTAAAGGTTTTTCAGTAGTAAAATGTGATCTACCAAACTCGGTAACCTCAGACAATGAGCTGAGGGATTATAGATGTTCACTTCAGTATATTGTGTTCTTTTTAGCACTTTTTAAGTGGCATGCCATATAAAAGCTGTTCATCAGTGGGCCGTGTACTCTAGCCTTGAATCATATTGCTGCTAAACACACAAAGAGCCCTTTTGTGACTCGCATGCCCTTTACAGCTGTACCACACCCTCTTAAAATGTCTATTGTCCTTTACAGCCATCATAAGTACATTAGAAGAGATCCGACTGAGAACATGGATTGAAAAAACAGACATTTAAAATGCTTGTGTTTTGACTTTACTGTATTTAAGAaatgccatacatgtcaacctttggtcaatcaaacctgtataaccaacctccaaaatccgtatttcccttataatatccttataagatgcaaattaaaataatttacctaaaatttgaatgataattaacaatgatatatccaagttactttttattcaatattaataacaataaaccttcagaatgaatacaaagctccaatgtttgacaaaaccacaaaatgtcactctaatgttctgaattgtactccatgacagcttttttttagcactctgcaccaatacctcactaggctgcatgtcatagcaagtgtctgtgttgatcttgccagagtgcccattcagaatcttttcagtcgctattgaaagtcgctcaggtggaaatacgcttttcaaacaaaatgttacttcccggttggcgggattctcgcaatacggtgtgcgcatgatcagaagtggaacgaagtctcgctaccacaagataacacgcgatttcataagactctttactggctgtttgtgctttctgtggtgtacagtacgtttgtaaatgttatgcactcttttatcatcgtgggaattgattatagctctaaataaatattgaagtttttttaaagaatccgtataactttatttgtatgcccgtatactacgtttattgaatcaaatccgtataaaatacagacattccgtataggttgacatgtatggaaatgCTTAAATTGCCTTTCTTAACCATTTCAGAAGATACATCCAGTGCAAAACAAACAatttaacagaaaaaaaatcaaaaagaattaaagccactagcggccttgacgggccctcgcacgtgtggttctgcaacccaggacattccgccacccaacaaaacagttacATGTCAtacattcatcaaatgttcaaaggtgatgtgcatgttgcaaatgccatgactgcttgacggatgagagatagacaaagactgtaagtgtgtgtgcatttctgtggtgtgaaaatgtacatttatatatatacaaaactatacatatgtctcctccttatctctatctcacgctgtaatcttaagtcatcttagctttcctgtgtctgcagtttgtgtgtgtgtgtgtgttcatgcagagttttcatatgtctgcaacaaaatgcacaatgatggcaggtcactattattgtgtgtgtctgtttgtcagagggagagagagagagaaagtgtgtgtgtgtgtgtgagagtgtgctcatagatgttgcgtgtgcatgtgagtgcatacttgtgagagagtgtatgtctcatctcattatctctagccggtttatccttctacacggtcgcaggcaagctggagcctatcccagctgactacgggcgaaaagcggggtacaccctggacaagtcgccaggtcatcacagggctgacacatagacacagacaaccattcacactcacattcacacctacggtcaatttagagtcaccagttaacctaacctgcatgtctttggactgtgggggaaaccggagcacctggaggaaacccacgcggacacggggagaacatgcaaactccacacagaaaggccctcgccgcccacggggctcgaacccggaccttcttgctgtgaggctacagcgctaaccactacaccaccgtgccgcccagagtgtatgtgtgtatgcataaatatgcatatgactgtgagtgtgtgtatgagtgtgcaccgaattgtatatgttacccattctcgtgagtattcatgtgtgtgtatatgattgcaactgtgtgtgtgtgtgtgtgctacatgtatatgagtgtgtgttggtggcgctatgtcaggcatgtcgtagatcaatccgtcaaagcattgaaaatctttggcacatttcctgcttggcccgatggtgatactgtgctaggcatgtgaattagacgtgtcaatatcatcaatagcttttggtccactaaacaaaaataattaggtgtcagagaatattctttttatgacctacacttgattgACTTTATGATTCTGCAAAGCATTTTAGGGTCCATCATTTATatcagatatcaaaaatcccaaagggatatcaaaaatcccttcgcaattccttggcatcagcaatatcttggcatcatgtttgccaagtttggcatgaatctgatgaaccgtctaggaggagtacgttataaatgaccatgtgtccaaacgcatataagcccaattacctcacttcctgttgggcatgaCATCATCCAAAGGGTAGAACTTTAGGTagaactccaaagttctacccattcatttcaatgggaaatggaaaaaggggcgctatgaagtccctgggccatgcccggggccaaacgtctgtggctgagaaacggttacaatgactgagtgTAACACAGCATGTACTGTGTGAAAGCAAAGGTTATGCCAGTGTACTTTAGTACACATGAAGCTATTGTGTGTACATTTTCCATTTGACAATATATTTAAGGTTCAACTTTCTAACTTTTTTGCTTAGGTTTATATTTGTActtctgtatgtatgtatgtatgtatgtacttgtgtttgtgtgtgtatttgatctaccaattacctcacttcctgttgggcatggcATCATCCAAAGGGTAGAACTTTGGGTAGAACtctaaagttctacccattcatttcaatgggaaatggaaaaaggggtgctattaagtccctgggccatgcccggggccaaacatctgtggctgagaagcggttacaatgactgatgtgtgtatcaaatttcatgagttttcgtgcatgggaaatgcctcaaaaaaagccttgcacgacagaaaaaaataaaaataataataattaaagctgctagcggccttgacgggcccttgcacgtgtggttccacaacccaggacatgccgccacccaacaaaacagtcacgtcatattttcatcaaatgttcaaaggtgatgtgcatgttgcaaatgccatgactgcttgacggatgagagatagacagacaaagactgtgtgtgtgtgtgtgtgtgtgtgtgtgtgtttctgtggtgtgaacatgtacatttatatatgtacaaaactatacgtgtctcctccttatctctatctcacgctgtaatcttaagtcatcttagctttcctgtgtctgtagtgtgtgtgtacatgcagagttttcatatgtctgcaacaaaatgcacaatgatggcaggtcactaatatatagatttaggcactgcctataaagcggagctcccatctgtttctgggttgtggaattttcttatatcctagccagtctcttttgttttatttctttactggctagcactggccactaggcggtgtgtatgactggtaattactaacactggccactaggcggtgtgtatgactgataattactaacactggccactaagcgGTGTATATGAGTACTAACACTGACCAGTAGGCGGTacgtatgagtggtaattactaacactgaccactaggcggtgtgtatgactggtggtacatgtAGAcagaggtatggtgctccgctggagctccgctattattgtgtgtgtgtgtgtgtgtgtgtgtgtcagagtgagagagagagagagagagagagagaaagaaaaagtgtgtgtgagagtgtgctcatagatgttgcgtgtgcatgtgagtgcatacttgtgagagagtgtgtgtgtatgcataaatatgcatatgactgtgtgtgtatgagtgtgcacagaattgtatatgttatatcatcagactcatgatatccaatattttgtaaactttcagatcaatacatcaatgaattgaacatttttccccatttcctgcttggccagatggtggcgctgtgctaggcatctgaattacacatgtgaatatcatcacaatcataatacacaatattttgtaaagtgtcagatcaatcagttaaggcattgccaatttctggcacatttcctgcttggccaggtggtggtgctataacaggcaggcccattgggcatcaggttatcataataaccataatatctattgaagtaagaagtgtccgaccatacagtcaatacactgtggctttctgacacgtttcctgtttatgtggcaagatattaaaatcataaggccatttcaacatattagaagatatcaaaaatcccttcacaatttaatatcagcCACATCTTGGTATCACATAACAAATtttacatgaatctcatgaaccgtctaggaggagcatgttaaaattcatcatgtgtcaaaacacacatatcaaaaccctattctttccttggccagttggtggcgctataccagacaggcccataacggctaaagagtatcagaatcagaatcatattacaagatatcaagttcaacattcagcaatatcttggcatattatatgttataatatttcaacatattacaacatatcaaaaatcccttagcaattcaacttcagcaatatcttggcatcatgtttgccaagtttggcatgaatttgatgaaccgtctaggaggagtacattaaaaatgaccatgtgtaatttcactccaaatggccttatgacatcatcattccaaagttctacctattcatttcaatgggaaatggaaaaaggggcgctatgaagtccctgggccatgcccgaggccaaaagtctgtggctgagtagcgatgactgatgtgtgtatcaaatttcatgagttttcgtgcatgggaaatgcctcaaataaggccaaacgcggcagaataataataataataagaagaagaagaatccttcgaaaagcaatagggtcttcgcaccgtacggtgctcgggccctaattacaaGCAACTTTCTTGCCATAAACAAGCCATGCACTAGACATGCACACATTTACACACatactttgtctgtctctctccccccatcacAGTTTGCTCTCCAGGTTGAGGACATCAAAGGTCATGAGCACAGCCATGTTGCTGGTGTCCGAAGTGGCTGCAGTCAGTTTAATTTGAGGGAGGTTCCCTGTAAAGGCCTTGCCCTCCCACACCCTGCTCTTATTCATTTTTAAATCTACTCGCTCCTCTGCTAACACGCTCACTCTCCGTGCTGCTGGCACCTGCACACGGAAACGCACCAGCTCTGTGGAGCCAGCACACCTCCATGTGGTTCCAGCAGCACGCACCCTTTCCCCCACGCTGAATACACGCATGGGAATGGTTCTCCACATGTGTCACACAGTGGTGCGTAGTCTTGCTGAGGGGGTGTGCGTCCATACAAACCCAAGCGATAGACTCCAGGATGCGGTACACACACGCTCACTGTCACTTTGCTGTCTGTGAACGTGAGCAAAACGTGTCGTGACAGTGGAAAGATGGCCTAATTCAATTTTTCTTTGTTCTTCTGATATGACTCTGCACTGAGGACTGCGTGTATTTGCAGTTGTGATGAGGTGCAGTGGAAAGTAATATTACAACAACCCTGAGGCAAATTCACTAATGCTCCTGTGTGGCTGAAGTGAGACAGTCTGGCTGCTTGAGTGCGCATTCCTGGTCCACACCAATGACTAAGATCAGGGGGGTATAGCATGTTCTGATTCACTGCTAAGCCTCTGCATCGCAGCAAGAAATTCCCTACATTCTGAAAGGAACCACTTCCATCATCATAATCATGCACAAACACAGAAAGACGGTAATAGCCTTTGTATGGGCATAGCACGTTGCATACTAGTTGCTCTGCTGCTATTTGCAATGCCAGGCAGGGTTTAGCCAGAGCAAAGTCAAGTTCAGGGTGTATGAGTTCACACACCATCATCAAGGGGCGTGAGGTGTGTAGCACCACCTCACACTCTCCTCTCTCACAAACCTCCAAAGGGTCTTGGTTTGACACACTGCAGCCCTTCACCCGATGCACTTCTGCATTGTACCCTAAGCCCCAACTCAGATAGGGGTTAGCAGGCAGCGGCTGGCTCTGCTGGATAGCTAGACGCTCCAGCTCCAGAGTACAGACCCAGAGCAGAGTGCCAGTGTCATCTTCTGGTTGCGCAAACAGCTTCAGCTCATAGGCTCCTGGCTCTGGTGGCAGCAGACGAAGACTCATGCCCTGCTGTGTCACTGACAGCAAACCACATGAGCCGTTGACCtcatttaccccttttccaccaaatcagttccagggctggttcggagccagtgctggtgctggttcacaactcgttcaacttgcgagccagctgagaaccagcttgcttttccatcgctcgtgctgctaagagaagacacgtcattacattgctgtatacgtcagttacatcattgtatacgtcattacgtcactgtatacgtcagttacgtcgctacgtttgcataaaccttggcgcgaatatcgaagcaaaaacaatgcggaagaagcatcagcaacaacaacaacaacaataataataatggatgacttcgcgtttgtacagctgctgcttctcgtcgcttaaaaatggcaatctttcgcggtcttgttattgttgtcggtcttaacaactccgcccccccgctgacgtaagtggttctttcctctggcccagcagagagttggtgctagcctggaaccgttttttctggccccagagccagttctttgtcagtggaaacagaaaacccggttccaaactaagcactggccccgaacca
This window contains:
- the LOC132888855 gene encoding LOW QUALITY PROTEIN: kyphoscoliosis peptidase-like (The sequence of the model RefSeq protein was modified relative to this genomic sequence to represent the inferred CDS: inserted 1 base in 1 codon; deleted 2 bases in 1 codon; substituted 1 base at 1 genomic stop codon), whose translation is MFDRELWAIVWAVHHFRHYLAAHPFTIIIDHKPLVGLKKLPLDQDPTGQRACWSVELDLYDWCIVHHNGAKHLNADAMSCCPPFELTESHSPTQLTNTLPSDKATQTVNIAVPSGTVWSCMPINQKKIRVIWVWLCHNIEYDLDGYLSLSPKLCTPEEVIKEGRGVCSGFSSICLEMCREVGMQCEEVSGYSKGIGHWPGHRLADTVPSDHMWNAVWVKGQWGLLDFCWGAGTVNMDTKSFVKRFDDFYFLTELREFINSHFPDDENWQLLDTPISLEQFELIPLKTSAFYTLGLTLLQPTQYKITTGHTPTRVNEVNGSCGLLSVTQQGMSLRLLPPEPGAYELKLFAQPEDDTGTLLWVCTLELERLAIQQSQPLPANPYLSWGLGYNAEVHRVKGCSVSNQDPLEVCERGECEVVLHTSRPLMMVCELIHPELDFALAKPCLALQIAAEQLVCNVLCPYKGYYRLSVFVHDYDDGSGSFQNVGNFLLRCRGLAVNQNMLYPPDLSHWCGPGMRTQAARLSHFSHTGALVNLPQGCCNITFHCTSSQLQIHAVLSAESYQKNKEKLNXAIFPLSRHVLLTFTDSKVTVSVCVPHPGVYRLGLYGRTPPQQDYAPLCDTCGEPFPCVYSAWGKGCVLLEPHGGVLAPQSWXRFRVQVPAARRVSVLAEERVDLKMNKSRVWEGKAFTGNLPQIKLTAATSDTSNMAVLMTFDVLNLESKL